One region of Flammeovirgaceae bacterium genomic DNA includes:
- a CDS encoding FABP family protein, whose protein sequence is MPTEYDALVGKNFDDIRKLLQGEWRGEGLAKFPTIETTAYKETWTFTPDDDKDSIHYSQKTLYKNDTPNNGKTVFWDTGFILLKENKILWVSAQVGGRTETYALGQYVKGETVHLVFDSIHIGNDAKTIRSQRVLHIGKGVLGYELNMSTHQATEFQNHLSASLTRAGNGTKTYVL, encoded by the coding sequence ATGCCTACCGAATATGACGCCCTAGTGGGAAAAAATTTTGACGACATAAGAAAGTTGCTTCAAGGAGAGTGGAGGGGCGAGGGGTTGGCAAAATTCCCTACCATCGAAACCACAGCATACAAGGAAACCTGGACATTCACACCGGATGATGACAAGGACTCTATCCATTATAGCCAGAAGACCTTGTACAAAAACGATACCCCCAATAACGGAAAAACAGTCTTTTGGGACACAGGATTCATTTTGTTGAAGGAAAACAAAATATTATGGGTAAGTGCACAGGTGGGGGGGCGCACGGAAACGTATGCATTGGGGCAATATGTGAAAGGGGAAACGGTCCATCTGGTTTTTGATAGCATCCACATCGGCAACGATGCAAAGACCATCCGTTCCCAGCGGGTGCTCCATATTGGCAAAGGCGTGCTGGGTTATGAATTGAACATGAGCACCCATCAGGCAACGGAATTTCAAAACCATTTGTCCGCCTCTTTGACGCGGGCCGGCAACGGCACAAAAACATATGTGTTGTAA
- a CDS encoding YggS family pyridoxal phosphate-dependent enzyme, giving the protein MKPSIQENLKFIHHRIEEACKKANRDKSEVRLLLATKTVGVDRVQQALDLGETLIGENKVQELKEKCPHYKRPTPEIHFIGHLQSNKIKEVIKWADCIESIDRLPLAEKLNSRLAFEGKKMDVYIQVNTSYEESKFGVAPEKAIGLVRSVAALENLHIKGLMTIGLFSAEAARVRRCFQLLKKIQMEAKALNIPGADLSALSMGMSGDLEIAVEEGATIVRVGTAIFGERAYPDSYYWNEAGTSPTA; this is encoded by the coding sequence ATGAAACCATCAATACAGGAAAATTTAAAATTTATCCACCACCGCATAGAAGAGGCCTGCAAAAAAGCAAACAGGGACAAAAGTGAAGTGCGCCTCCTTTTGGCCACCAAAACAGTTGGGGTGGACAGGGTGCAGCAGGCATTGGACCTGGGGGAAACCTTAATTGGGGAAAACAAAGTGCAGGAGCTAAAGGAAAAATGCCCTCATTACAAAAGACCAACCCCTGAAATTCACTTTATTGGGCACCTGCAAAGCAATAAAATAAAGGAAGTGATCAAATGGGCAGATTGTATTGAATCCATTGACCGCCTGCCGTTGGCTGAAAAATTGAACAGCCGGCTTGCCTTTGAAGGGAAGAAAATGGATGTGTACATACAGGTCAACACTTCTTATGAGGAGAGCAAGTTTGGGGTAGCGCCCGAAAAGGCCATAGGGCTGGTTCGATCGGTGGCGGCCCTGGAAAACCTGCACATAAAAGGGTTAATGACCATTGGCCTTTTTAGTGCCGAAGCCGCCAGGGTCCGTAGGTGCTTTCAGTTGCTGAAGAAAATCCAAATGGAAGCAAAGGCCCTGAACATTCCGGGGGCCGACCTCAGCGCGCTGTCCATGGGAATGAGTGGGGACCTTGAAATTGCCGTGGAAGAGGGGGCCACCATTGTGCGGGTGGGCACTGCAATATTTGGCGAAAGGGCATACCCCGACAGTTACTACTGGAATGAAGCAGGCACTTCCCCAACTGCCTGA
- a CDS encoding ABC transporter permease, whose product MIKHNLLLIYRNFLRNKVYFLINLFGLAAGLACTLLIYLWVRDELAMNKFHALDERLFEVMEHQSYADAIMTTTSTPGILAETLKEEFPEVEYAATGTWISPYTLSIEGHNVKAKGYHAGSDFFKMFSYPLVQGNAGQALKDKFSMVISRDLAIRLFDEVGKAMGKTVVLQHDKEFIVTGIFENLPTTSTAQFDFVLTLEFYKEDNEWLLSWGNNGPSTFIVLREGTDPGAFSDKIKDFVKNKNEQSNVALFLQKYSERYLHGRFENGVQTGGRIEYVRLFSIIAIFILVIACINFMNLSTARASRKAKEVGIKKSVGAARGSIALQYIGESLMMSLLSVVLALGFVWLFLPQFNLVTEKKIALTLFDPQLIKWLLGVVLFTGLLAGSYPAIYISRFRPAAVLKGEMHGTWGELWARKGLVVFQFFLSVILIVSVLVVYQQIDFVQTENLGYKKEHLIQIPIEGKILTNRETFLKEVRRIPGVASAAGMGHDLIGRSNNTSGLSWEGKNPEDNILFENVASDYGLIETLGMEMAEGRAFSEEYGADSTKIIFNEAAIRAMNLEDPVGKTIKLWDEYDMEIIGVVKDFHFQSLHDVVNPLFFRLSPRNTWNVMVRLEAGKEKGTLEALGRFYSEFNPGFAFEYHFQDQEYAKQYAAEQRVATLSFYFATMAILISCLGLFGLATFTAERRIKEIGIRKVMGSSATNIVLLLSGDFTKMVMLSIALALPLSYWLLSQWLERFAFHVKLGAGYFMVAGGIALVTAWLTVASQAIRAANINPARCLRDQ is encoded by the coding sequence ATGATCAAGCACAACCTGCTCCTTATCTATCGCAATTTCCTGCGCAACAAAGTTTACTTCCTCATCAACTTGTTTGGGCTGGCCGCAGGCCTGGCTTGCACGCTCCTTATTTATTTATGGGTGAGGGACGAGTTGGCCATGAACAAATTCCACGCTTTGGACGAAAGGTTGTTTGAGGTAATGGAACACCAAAGCTATGCGGATGCCATTATGACCACGACTTCCACGCCCGGGATATTGGCAGAAACTTTAAAAGAAGAATTTCCTGAAGTGGAATATGCAGCCACTGGCACCTGGATAAGCCCCTATACCTTGTCGATTGAAGGCCATAATGTGAAAGCCAAGGGATATCACGCAGGGAGCGATTTCTTTAAAATGTTTTCCTACCCCCTTGTGCAAGGGAATGCTGGCCAGGCACTAAAGGACAAATTTTCAATGGTCATCTCCCGGGACCTGGCCATAAGACTGTTTGATGAAGTAGGAAAGGCCATGGGGAAAACCGTGGTACTGCAACATGATAAGGAATTTATCGTGACCGGTATTTTTGAAAACCTTCCCACAACCTCTACGGCACAATTCGATTTTGTATTGACACTTGAATTTTACAAAGAAGACAATGAGTGGCTGTTGAGCTGGGGCAACAATGGCCCTTCCACGTTTATTGTTTTGCGCGAAGGGACCGATCCGGGCGCCTTCTCGGACAAAATAAAGGATTTTGTGAAGAATAAGAACGAGCAGTCGAATGTTGCCTTGTTCTTGCAAAAATATTCCGAGCGGTACCTGCATGGCCGTTTTGAAAATGGGGTACAAACAGGAGGGCGGATCGAGTACGTACGGTTGTTTTCGATCATAGCCATTTTTATCCTGGTAATTGCCTGTATCAACTTCATGAACCTCTCCACGGCAAGGGCTTCGCGCAAGGCCAAAGAGGTGGGGATCAAGAAATCAGTGGGCGCGGCCAGGGGCTCGATTGCCCTTCAATACATCGGTGAGTCCCTGATGATGAGCTTGCTATCGGTCGTATTGGCGCTGGGCTTTGTATGGCTTTTCCTTCCCCAGTTCAACCTGGTAACGGAAAAGAAGATAGCGCTAACGCTTTTTGACCCACAATTGATAAAGTGGTTGTTGGGGGTCGTCCTGTTCACGGGGCTGTTGGCGGGCAGCTACCCAGCTATTTATATATCCAGGTTTAGGCCTGCGGCTGTATTGAAGGGCGAGATGCACGGCACTTGGGGAGAGCTGTGGGCCCGAAAGGGGTTAGTGGTTTTTCAATTTTTTCTATCGGTAATACTCATTGTATCGGTATTGGTGGTCTACCAACAAATTGATTTTGTGCAAACCGAAAATTTAGGGTACAAAAAGGAGCATCTCATTCAAATCCCAATCGAAGGAAAAATTTTGACAAATCGTGAAACGTTTTTGAAGGAAGTGCGGAGGATACCCGGTGTGGCCAGTGCCGCTGGCATGGGACATGACCTGATAGGGCGCAGCAACAATACCAGTGGACTGTCCTGGGAGGGAAAAAACCCGGAAGACAATATCCTTTTTGAAAATGTGGCAAGTGATTATGGTTTGATTGAAACCTTGGGAATGGAAATGGCCGAAGGAAGGGCTTTTTCTGAAGAATATGGTGCAGACAGTACCAAGATCATTTTCAATGAAGCGGCCATAAGGGCAATGAACCTGGAGGACCCGGTTGGCAAAACGATTAAACTTTGGGATGAATACGACATGGAAATTATTGGTGTAGTGAAAGATTTCCATTTTCAATCGTTGCATGACGTGGTCAACCCCTTGTTTTTCAGGCTTAGCCCCCGAAATACCTGGAACGTAATGGTCCGCCTGGAGGCCGGAAAGGAAAAAGGAACGTTGGAAGCATTAGGCAGGTTTTACAGCGAATTCAATCCGGGGTTTGCATTTGAATACCACTTTCAGGACCAGGAATATGCCAAGCAATATGCCGCTGAGCAGCGCGTGGCCACCCTCTCGTTTTACTTTGCCACCATGGCCATATTGATTTCCTGCCTGGGCCTGTTTGGGCTGGCCACCTTTACGGCCGAGCGCAGGATAAAAGAAATTGGGATAAGAAAGGTAATGGGGTCTTCGGCCACTAATATTGTATTGTTGCTTTCCGGTGACTTTACCAAAATGGTAATGCTTTCAATCGCCCTGGCTTTGCCCTTAAGTTATTGGTTATTAAGCCAATGGCTTGAGCGGTTTGCCTTTCACGTCAAATTAGGGGCAGGCTATTTCATGGTGGCGGGCGGCATTGCCCTGGTCACGGCATGGCTCACAGTGGCTTCACAGGCCATTAGGGCAGCCAATATCAATCCTGCCAGGTGCCTAAGGGACCAATAG
- a CDS encoding DoxX family protein, whose amino-acid sequence MKIIKPFLRLSLSAGFLSAVADRFGWWPAGASAWGNWAKFQEYTATINPWAPDGLVPAIAWIATGAEVAFALFLLVGYKTELFARLSGLLLLAFAVSMTFSTGIKGVFDYSVFTASAGAFALGQMKEKYFEIDRLFSK is encoded by the coding sequence ATGAAGATCATAAAACCATTCCTACGGTTATCCCTATCGGCCGGGTTCCTCTCCGCAGTGGCAGACCGGTTTGGCTGGTGGCCTGCCGGGGCATCCGCCTGGGGGAACTGGGCCAAGTTTCAGGAATACACGGCCACCATCAACCCTTGGGCCCCCGATGGGCTTGTCCCCGCCATTGCGTGGATTGCCACCGGGGCCGAAGTGGCCTTTGCCCTATTTTTGCTGGTTGGCTACAAGACGGAATTGTTTGCCAGGCTAAGTGGCCTTCTGTTGCTGGCTTTTGCCGTATCCATGACTTTTTCCACTGGTATAAAGGGGGTGTTTGACTACTCGGTATTTACGGCTTCAGCGGGGGCATTTGCCCTGGGGCAGATGAAGGAAAAGTATTTTGAAATAGACCGTTTGTTTTCCAAATAA
- a CDS encoding c-type cytochrome: protein MFSTFTGLEKDTVPFVKAGLWAVSLCLAVGIFLFIKAGYFTALPAGTPTGEGQQPNGGHTYWRPPPLDEIPKGEEGDLVRYGRELILHTSVYLGPNGKVKPISNGMNCKNCHLDGGTKTFGLNYAAVAATYPQWRERSGTLVDVPERINECIERSLNGTRLQEGDKELKAMAAYLMWIGKEVPKGTIPVGTGMKKIAFLKRPADPNLGKVAFDKYCIECHGAKSEGLMAPNGQEWMYPPIFGDHSYNMGAGLYRLGKFASFVKYNMPLGTSFDAPVLSDEEAWDVAAYVNSMPRPAKDISNDWPDISKKPVDHPFGPFADGWSEYRHKYGPFIK from the coding sequence TTGTTTTCAACATTCACCGGATTGGAAAAGGATACCGTTCCATTCGTTAAAGCTGGCCTCTGGGCGGTTTCCCTCTGCCTGGCGGTAGGCATATTCCTATTTATAAAAGCCGGGTATTTTACTGCCTTGCCGGCCGGCACGCCTACCGGGGAAGGCCAGCAGCCCAATGGGGGCCATACATATTGGCGGCCGCCCCCACTTGATGAAATCCCTAAGGGCGAGGAAGGCGACCTCGTCCGGTATGGCCGTGAGTTGATCCTGCACACCTCCGTTTACTTAGGCCCCAATGGAAAGGTGAAGCCCATCAGCAATGGCATGAACTGCAAGAACTGCCACCTGGACGGGGGCACAAAAACTTTTGGGCTTAATTACGCAGCCGTGGCAGCTACCTACCCGCAATGGCGTGAGCGGTCGGGCACCCTGGTGGACGTGCCCGAACGGATCAATGAGTGCATAGAGCGTAGCCTTAACGGCACGCGCCTTCAGGAGGGAGACAAGGAATTGAAGGCCATGGCGGCCTACCTGATGTGGATAGGAAAAGAGGTGCCTAAAGGGACCATCCCGGTGGGCACCGGAATGAAAAAAATCGCCTTTTTAAAAAGGCCGGCTGACCCTAACCTGGGCAAGGTGGCCTTCGACAAATATTGCATCGAGTGCCATGGGGCCAAAAGCGAGGGGCTAATGGCACCAAACGGGCAAGAATGGATGTACCCGCCTATCTTCGGGGACCACAGCTACAATATGGGTGCAGGGCTCTACAGGTTGGGCAAGTTCGCCAGTTTTGTAAAATACAACATGCCGCTCGGGACCTCGTTTGATGCCCCGGTCTTATCGGACGAAGAAGCCTGGGACGTGGCGGCCTACGTGAATTCCATGCCACGGCCTGCCAAGGATATTTCCAACGATTGGCCCGACATATCCAAGAAGCCGGTGGACCATCCTTTTGGCCCGTTTGCTGACGGCTGGAGCGAATACCGCCACAAGTACGGCCCTTTCATAAAATAA
- a CDS encoding M28 family peptidase, with the protein MKKVTVLAIALALALFVSCSRSPSLTRITDRYFDLGRPEFKGEVAYETTAFVEKYWRVAGNTGFNESIARIVAALEASGYVLESKAKAGDRLTYRVETRTMEKPTWEPVGASLSIVGAHEKLLDQSTNRNMVFLNSTSTPKDGLVAGVVHIKDFDELSPKNVSGKIVFAEMSPRKLYKKAMEAGALGIITYDNPSYLQPEKNKTSIQFRSLPYEAKTKGWGIALSYEAKEKLKKALAVGGVKVKVFIATKIYPSEELTVVADVKGSSLPGEGLVFSAHIQEPGANDNATGVGTQLEMAMLTAKLLASHQLELKRSLTFLWGDEIISTYRYIAEKGKRTIGIKWGISLDMVGEDTAVTGGTFLIEKMPDPSAIWTRGEDKHTEWGGQPLKPEDMKPHYLNDFILYVFKKQGKYANWEVNTNPFEGGSDHTPFLKAGIPGLLLWHFTDQFYHTDNDRMDKVSKETLVNVGTGALVSAYTLVNADEGTARALLALLSASAGARLEKEFALSKAAVAGGGPIAKEEDIINAWGDWYQKSFGTVVDVVSTPSQLLLGEISNAKEKLEALKDSYRQKLKTTAPLQKP; encoded by the coding sequence ATGAAAAAAGTAACCGTTTTGGCCATTGCACTGGCATTGGCCTTGTTTGTTTCCTGCTCCCGTAGCCCGTCCCTGACCCGCATCACCGATAGGTATTTCGACCTGGGGCGGCCTGAATTCAAAGGTGAGGTGGCGTACGAAACCACTGCATTTGTGGAAAAGTATTGGCGTGTGGCGGGCAACACCGGGTTCAATGAAAGTATTGCGCGCATTGTGGCCGCACTTGAAGCATCAGGCTATGTACTGGAGTCAAAGGCAAAGGCAGGCGACCGGCTTACCTATCGGGTCGAAACGAGGACAATGGAGAAGCCCACATGGGAGCCCGTAGGGGCAAGCTTATCCATTGTGGGCGCCCATGAAAAGCTGTTGGACCAATCCACCAACCGGAATATGGTTTTTCTGAATTCTACCTCCACGCCAAAGGATGGCCTTGTGGCAGGCGTAGTGCATATAAAAGATTTTGACGAACTCAGCCCCAAAAACGTCAGTGGCAAAATTGTTTTTGCGGAAATGAGCCCCCGTAAATTGTACAAAAAGGCAATGGAGGCCGGTGCCCTGGGGATCATCACCTACGACAACCCCTCTTACCTGCAACCTGAAAAAAACAAAACCTCCATCCAGTTTAGAAGTTTGCCCTACGAGGCAAAAACCAAAGGGTGGGGGATCGCGCTTTCTTACGAGGCAAAGGAAAAACTGAAGAAGGCTTTGGCCGTGGGGGGCGTGAAAGTAAAGGTGTTCATTGCCACCAAAATTTACCCTTCGGAAGAGCTGACCGTGGTGGCGGACGTGAAAGGGTCCTCCCTGCCGGGGGAAGGCCTCGTGTTTAGCGCGCATATTCAGGAACCTGGCGCCAACGACAATGCGACAGGGGTGGGCACGCAATTGGAGATGGCCATGTTAACCGCAAAATTGCTGGCTTCGCACCAATTGGAACTGAAGCGTTCGCTTACCTTTTTGTGGGGCGATGAAATTATTTCAACCTATCGCTACATAGCGGAAAAAGGGAAGCGCACGATCGGCATTAAATGGGGAATAAGTTTGGATATGGTAGGAGAGGACACCGCGGTGACGGGCGGCACCTTCCTGATAGAAAAAATGCCCGACCCCAGTGCCATCTGGACCCGTGGTGAAGACAAACATACGGAATGGGGCGGCCAGCCACTAAAACCGGAAGACATGAAGCCGCATTACCTCAACGATTTTATCCTTTATGTCTTTAAAAAACAGGGCAAATATGCCAACTGGGAAGTCAACACCAACCCATTTGAGGGGGGCAGCGACCACACCCCCTTTTTAAAGGCCGGTATCCCGGGCTTGTTGCTTTGGCATTTCACCGATCAATTTTACCATACCGACAATGACCGGATGGACAAAGTATCGAAGGAAACCTTGGTAAACGTGGGGACAGGCGCGCTCGTAAGTGCCTACACGTTGGTCAATGCTGACGAGGGTACGGCCAGGGCATTGCTGGCCTTGCTTTCCGCCTCGGCCGGGGCGAGGCTGGAAAAGGAATTTGCGCTAAGCAAGGCTGCCGTGGCAGGCGGTGGGCCGATAGCCAAGGAAGAAGACATCATAAATGCCTGGGGCGATTGGTACCAAAAATCGTTTGGCACTGTAGTGGACGTGGTTTCCACCCCTTCGCAATTATTGTTGGGTGAAATATCCAATGCAAAAGAAAAATTGGAAGCCCTTAAGGATTCGTACCGGCAAAAATTAAAAACCACTGCCCCATTGCAAAAACCGTAA
- a CDS encoding ABC transporter permease produces MIRNYLKVAFRALNRNKTFTLVNVLGLVTGISFSCMLYIYVDNELSYDKFHDKSDRIYRVVTLDTRDVENPRRYGITVPALGKELVDNYPEVVDMVRLHQYTGQMVFDINGEKFQERSWFTTDSNFFKVFDFAFEIGDKSTALAKPFSLVITESARQKYFGRENPVGKVMEIENVDGPVTITGVLKDLPSNSHLQFEFLFSNVRTDDGWKKYMNSWDRFGAYTYIVLDKNSSIISLQEKIPGMLKKNLGPYAGLYSIDFQPMEEIYLHSANIEAGAERAHGQMSYIYIFSTMGLFLLVIACINYINLATAKALARAKEVGVRKVVGAFKGQLMAQFLTESFIVTFISMFLAIGVMDLLFPYFNAITGKGFHITAGTLLNYIDPLLVITLIIGLVSGSYPAFYLAKLKPVQSLRGKGTGETGAAALRQGLVVFQFTLTIIMIVSTIVIGRQLNFIQDKDIGFDKSQLVIIDINSGNVRRNFQTMKDEYAKVPGVRKVAVSSRVPGEWKHIPEIYVQAPETAAQGIDSIRTYFMGFDESMLDTYGLTMAEGKYFPANGLADSTTVLLNESAVKVLGLTDPVGEQLRILNDGKVMDMKVIGVVRDFNFQSLHEKIAPIVIGTWNNPIQSIDYFSLKVSGNMEAALKGATGVHNMFDHYTPIEYHILDQQLALFYEAEKRAGMIFGMGGGLSIFVACLGLFGLATYNIEKRAKELGIRKVLGASSGNLFLLLSSSFSKQVGIAFVIASPVAYYVMAKWLNGFEYKISLNVGIFLLAGAIALLIALLTVSYRSIKAANSNPLMALKQE; encoded by the coding sequence ATGATCAGGAATTATTTAAAGGTGGCGTTTCGCGCCCTTAACAGGAACAAAACGTTTACACTGGTGAATGTGCTTGGCCTGGTGACAGGCATCTCCTTCAGTTGCATGCTCTACATCTATGTGGACAATGAACTATCGTATGACAAATTCCACGACAAGTCGGACAGGATTTACCGGGTGGTGACCCTGGATACCCGGGATGTGGAGAACCCCAGGCGCTACGGCATTACGGTGCCTGCCTTGGGAAAGGAGTTGGTGGACAATTATCCGGAAGTAGTGGATATGGTGAGGCTGCACCAGTATACGGGGCAGATGGTATTTGATATCAATGGGGAAAAATTCCAGGAGCGCAGTTGGTTCACTACCGACAGCAATTTTTTTAAAGTATTTGATTTTGCATTTGAGATAGGTGACAAATCCACGGCACTGGCCAAACCCTTTTCACTGGTCATTACCGAGTCGGCCAGGCAAAAATATTTTGGCAGGGAAAACCCCGTAGGCAAAGTAATGGAAATCGAGAACGTGGATGGCCCTGTCACCATAACAGGCGTGCTCAAAGACCTCCCTTCCAATTCCCACCTTCAGTTCGAGTTCCTTTTTTCCAATGTGAGGACGGATGATGGCTGGAAGAAGTATATGAACAGTTGGGACCGTTTTGGCGCCTACACGTATATAGTATTGGACAAAAACAGCTCTATCATAAGTTTGCAGGAAAAAATTCCGGGCATGCTCAAAAAAAACCTGGGGCCCTATGCCGGGTTGTACTCCATTGATTTTCAACCCATGGAAGAAATTTACCTGCACTCGGCCAATATTGAGGCGGGGGCGGAGAGGGCACACGGCCAGATGTCCTACATCTATATTTTTTCCACCATGGGGTTGTTCCTGCTGGTGATTGCCTGCATCAACTACATCAACCTTGCCACCGCCAAGGCACTGGCCAGGGCCAAGGAAGTAGGGGTAAGGAAGGTGGTGGGGGCATTTAAGGGCCAATTGATGGCACAGTTCCTCACTGAGTCCTTTATTGTCACGTTCATTTCCATGTTCCTGGCCATTGGCGTTATGGATTTGCTCTTCCCTTATTTCAATGCGATTACCGGCAAAGGCTTTCATATCACGGCCGGCACCTTGCTAAATTATATTGACCCGCTACTTGTGATAACATTGATAATAGGCTTGGTATCAGGTAGTTACCCTGCATTTTATCTGGCCAAACTTAAGCCTGTGCAATCGCTTCGTGGAAAGGGTACCGGGGAAACGGGGGCTGCGGCATTGCGCCAGGGGTTGGTGGTTTTTCAGTTTACCCTTACCATTATAATGATCGTCTCTACTATCGTCATTGGCCGTCAGCTCAATTTTATCCAGGACAAAGACATTGGGTTCGACAAAAGCCAGCTCGTGATTATTGATATCAACAGCGGCAACGTGAGGAGGAATTTTCAAACCATGAAGGACGAATACGCCAAAGTGCCAGGGGTGCGGAAAGTGGCGGTATCGTCCCGGGTGCCGGGCGAATGGAAGCATATCCCTGAAATATATGTGCAGGCCCCAGAAACAGCGGCACAGGGGATAGATTCCATCCGCACTTATTTTATGGGGTTTGATGAAAGCATGTTGGACACCTACGGGCTCACCATGGCCGAGGGCAAATATTTTCCCGCCAATGGCCTGGCCGACTCCACCACCGTGCTGCTCAATGAATCGGCAGTAAAGGTTTTGGGATTGACCGATCCCGTGGGGGAACAGTTGCGCATACTCAATGATGGAAAGGTGATGGACATGAAGGTGATCGGGGTGGTAAGGGATTTTAATTTTCAATCCTTGCATGAGAAAATTGCGCCTATTGTGATAGGCACCTGGAACAACCCCATCCAGTCCATCGACTATTTTTCCCTCAAAGTTTCCGGCAACATGGAGGCGGCCCTAAAAGGCGCGACCGGGGTCCATAATATGTTTGACCATTATACGCCTATTGAATACCATATTTTGGACCAGCAATTGGCCCTCTTTTATGAGGCGGAAAAGAGGGCGGGAATGATTTTTGGAATGGGGGGAGGCCTTAGCATTTTTGTTGCCTGCCTGGGCCTGTTCGGGCTGGCCACCTACAACATAGAAAAGAGGGCAAAAGAATTGGGGATAAGGAAGGTGCTGGGCGCCAGCAGCGGGAACCTGTTCCTGTTGCTTTCTTCTTCATTTTCAAAACAAGTGGGGATTGCATTTGTCATTGCCAGCCCTGTGGCGTATTACGTAATGGCCAAATGGCTAAACGGGTTTGAATACAAGATATCCCTGAATGTGGGTATTTTTTTGCTGGCAGGCGCCATTGCCCTGTTGATTGCCCTGCTTACTGTCAGTTATCGTTCGATCAAAGCCGCCAATAGCAACCCCCTTATGGCATTGAAACAGGAATAA
- a CDS encoding MFS transporter, translated as MRRNWVLVALMLAITLAAMDNTIVATAIPQIVGDLGGFSLFSWLFSIYLLIQTITIPLYGKLADLYGRKPILTIGITIFLVGSAACGGAWDMYSLIFFRGVQAIGAGAIMATVNTIAGDIYTIQERAKIQGWLSSVWGVSAILGPALGGALADYASWRWIFFINVPVGIGSVVLISLFLHENKPEKRPKIDWTGAAAMLVTGTIIMFGLLQGGQSWPWFSFNTLGIILISGLLVFITMRVERRSEEPILPRWVWTRPVLLGANLATIGMGIIMMGPNMYLPLFAQSVTGVGAIAAGFILASMSITWPLSSSLSGKLYLHIGFRNTAICGAIIVIVGASSFLFMEFPGPVWALVAIQMMLGAGFGLISTPLLVGVQSTVAWGQRGVVTGTNMFSRYFGQSIGAAVYAAIFNAVISGKIENAPVPLKRELPGVNKVVEVLQSHQSVSEVSLYLREAFFDAAHNVYIGLVVTGCITLVVLLLTPAKFPIVGG; from the coding sequence ATGCGTAGGAATTGGGTTTTAGTTGCATTGATGTTGGCCATTACTTTGGCCGCCATGGACAATACCATTGTGGCCACGGCCATCCCCCAGATCGTGGGCGACCTTGGCGGGTTTTCCTTGTTCAGTTGGCTGTTTTCCATTTACCTGCTCATCCAAACGATCACCATTCCCTTATACGGAAAACTGGCGGACCTTTACGGGCGAAAGCCCATTTTGACCATTGGGATCACCATCTTCCTGGTAGGATCGGCCGCTTGTGGCGGGGCCTGGGACATGTATTCCTTGATTTTCTTCAGGGGCGTGCAGGCGATAGGGGCAGGCGCGATTATGGCTACCGTGAACACCATTGCAGGCGATATTTACACCATTCAGGAGCGGGCCAAAATACAGGGCTGGTTATCCAGTGTGTGGGGCGTGTCGGCCATCCTGGGGCCCGCGTTGGGCGGGGCACTTGCCGATTATGCCTCCTGGCGATGGATATTTTTTATCAATGTGCCTGTAGGCATAGGCTCTGTGGTTTTGATCAGCCTTTTCCTACATGAAAACAAGCCCGAAAAGCGGCCGAAGATAGATTGGACGGGCGCTGCGGCCATGCTGGTGACGGGGACCATCATAATGTTTGGCCTTTTGCAGGGCGGGCAGTCCTGGCCATGGTTTTCGTTCAACACCTTGGGGATAATCCTTATCAGTGGCTTATTGGTGTTCATTACCATGCGGGTTGAACGCAGGTCGGAAGAGCCAATTTTGCCCCGATGGGTATGGACGAGGCCGGTGCTCCTCGGTGCCAACCTGGCCACCATTGGCATGGGCATTATCATGATGGGCCCCAATATGTATTTGCCGTTGTTCGCACAATCGGTTACCGGGGTTGGCGCCATAGCGGCCGGTTTTATCCTGGCGAGCATGAGCATCACCTGGCCGCTTTCCTCTTCCTTGTCCGGCAAACTGTACCTGCATATTGGGTTTAGGAATACGGCCATTTGCGGTGCCATAATCGTTATTGTTGGCGCCTCCAGTTTCCTGTTCATGGAGTTCCCCGGGCCTGTGTGGGCACTGGTGGCCATTCAAATGATGTTGGGGGCAGGGTTTGGTTTAATATCCACGCCCTTGCTGGTGGGCGTGCAGTCCACGGTGGCATGGGGGCAGCGAGGCGTGGTAACAGGAACGAACATGTTTTCGCGGTATTTTGGACAAAGTATAGGTGCGGCCGTGTACGCTGCCATTTTTAATGCCGTGATCAGTGGCAAAATTGAAAATGCCCCCGTCCCTCTAAAACGGGAATTGCCCGGTGTGAACAAAGTGGTGGAGGTATTGCAATCGCACCAATCGGTTTCCGAAGTGAGTTTGTACCTACGGGAAGCATTTTTTGATGCGGCCCACAATGTGTATATAGGTTTGGTGGTGACCGGCTGCATTACCCTGGTGGTTTTGTTGCTCACGCCTGCCAAATTCCCCATCGTAGGGGGCTAA